The Aeromicrobium yanjiei genome includes a region encoding these proteins:
- a CDS encoding amidohydrolase family protein: MIEHPRVWTDRLPKKFVERGPQIIETDQGHHVWKYDGDIYPYIGLNAVAGKEPKDFGMEPVRYDDMIPGCYDPIARVKDMDIDGVQAACCFPSFPGFGGGVFHRSKDKELSLAAVQAWNDFSIEEWSASAPDRYVPLAILPTWDVELAAKEALRVANMGARTVSFPDSPSPLGLPGFSSDYWAPLWDVCEDTNMPVSLHFGSGSFVPGFNASAAAAFPPVTPATMPDGSPHIEAPFIVNIALFSTNLMWSTVELVFSGQLQKHPNLKIMLAEGGIGWLPYVAERADYSWFQHRWYQPIDFDTKPSDLIRKHFWGCYIDDRHGLANRHEIGVDRICVEIDYPHSDSQWPNSRKVIAESLVDVPDDEAHKIVELNAREVLNFPRTS, from the coding sequence GTGATCGAGCATCCAAGGGTCTGGACGGATCGGCTTCCCAAGAAGTTCGTCGAGCGCGGGCCGCAGATCATCGAGACGGACCAAGGACACCACGTCTGGAAGTACGACGGCGACATCTACCCGTACATCGGACTCAACGCGGTGGCGGGCAAGGAGCCGAAGGACTTCGGCATGGAGCCCGTGCGATACGACGACATGATCCCGGGTTGCTACGACCCGATTGCCCGCGTCAAGGACATGGACATCGACGGCGTTCAGGCCGCATGCTGCTTCCCGTCCTTCCCGGGCTTCGGCGGCGGTGTGTTCCATCGCAGCAAGGACAAGGAGCTGTCGCTCGCGGCAGTCCAGGCCTGGAATGACTTCAGCATCGAGGAGTGGAGCGCGAGCGCCCCCGATCGCTACGTCCCGCTGGCCATCCTGCCGACGTGGGACGTCGAGCTGGCGGCCAAGGAGGCGCTGCGCGTTGCCAACATGGGCGCTCGGACGGTCTCGTTCCCCGACAGCCCCTCGCCCCTCGGTCTCCCCGGATTCAGCAGTGACTACTGGGCGCCACTGTGGGATGTCTGCGAAGACACGAACATGCCGGTCAGCCTGCACTTCGGCTCGGGCAGCTTCGTCCCGGGATTCAACGCCTCTGCCGCTGCGGCCTTCCCGCCGGTCACGCCGGCGACGATGCCCGACGGCTCGCCTCACATCGAGGCGCCGTTCATCGTCAACATCGCCCTGTTCTCGACCAATCTGATGTGGTCGACGGTCGAGCTGGTGTTCTCGGGCCAGCTGCAGAAGCACCCGAATCTGAAGATCATGCTGGCCGAGGGCGGTATCGGTTGGCTTCCGTACGTCGCCGAGCGCGCCGACTACTCGTGGTTCCAGCACCGGTGGTATCAGCCGATCGACTTCGACACGAAGCCGTCCGACCTGATTCGCAAGCACTTCTGGGGCTGCTACATCGACGATCGTCACGGCCTGGCCAATCGTCACGAGATCGGCGTCGACCGCATCTGTGTCGAGATCGACTACCCGCACTCTGACTCGCAGTGGCCCAACAGCCGCAAGGTCATCGCTGAGTCCCTCGTTGACGTGCCCGACGACGAGGCCCACAAGATCGTGGAGCTCAACGCCCGCGAAGTGCTCAACTTCCCGCGCACGAGCTGA
- a CDS encoding DoxX family protein, whose translation MDVDFGMLMVRLALGPMLITHGWNKIFGGGGLSGTTGWFESLGLRPAWLHARVAAVAEIGAGLLVTLGLLTSLGAAAFVGLMAVAALTDHRGKGYFIFKGGVEYVVLVAMVAVGLAAVGPGDWSLDHALGLDVAGYGWAIAAAVTGIAGAALLMVTSYRPKPSST comes from the coding sequence ATGGACGTCGATTTCGGAATGCTCATGGTGCGTCTGGCCCTCGGGCCGATGCTGATCACGCACGGCTGGAACAAGATCTTCGGCGGGGGAGGACTCAGCGGGACCACAGGCTGGTTCGAGAGTCTCGGACTTCGGCCGGCATGGCTCCATGCGCGGGTCGCGGCCGTCGCCGAGATCGGGGCGGGCCTGCTGGTCACCTTGGGCCTGCTGACGAGCCTGGGCGCCGCCGCATTCGTCGGACTCATGGCTGTAGCGGCTCTGACGGATCATCGCGGCAAGGGCTACTTCATCTTCAAGGGCGGCGTCGAGTACGTCGTCCTCGTCGCGATGGTCGCCGTGGGACTGGCCGCGGTCGGCCCGGGTGACTGGTCGCTCGATCACGCACTTGGTCTCGACGTCGCCGGCTACGGCTGGGCGATCGCGGCGGCGGTCACCGGGATCGCGGGGGCCGCGCTCCTCATGGTGACGTCGTACCGGCCGAAGCCGTCGTCCACCTGA
- a CDS encoding acyl-CoA thioesterase — protein sequence MTTPGIVGPTTDDRTLLEMLELETIDTNVFRANFVFPDHYALYGGQVAAQALRAAGLTAEGRLPHSLHGYFLRPGDASRPMLLKVYRDRDGRSFSARRVVALQEGEVIFNMSASFSTPADGDDRQIAQLPDVSAPDENRVYTIPRLFSFEGRKAEQALPGLEYPIRFWARCTAPLGTDPLLNACALTYLSDISSGTAAFNTPTHATSSSLDHAMWFHRPIIANDWLLVDLVPHTLAAGRGWYTGSIFHSDGSLVASLTQEALFRRRH from the coding sequence ATGACCACACCCGGAATCGTCGGTCCGACGACGGACGACCGCACGCTGCTCGAGATGCTCGAGCTCGAGACGATCGACACGAACGTGTTCCGCGCCAATTTCGTCTTTCCCGATCACTACGCGCTCTACGGGGGCCAGGTGGCGGCCCAGGCGCTGCGCGCTGCCGGACTCACCGCCGAGGGCCGGCTGCCCCACTCGCTCCACGGCTACTTCCTGCGCCCCGGTGACGCCTCCCGTCCCATGCTGCTGAAGGTCTACCGCGATCGAGACGGCCGATCGTTCTCGGCCCGCCGCGTCGTGGCGCTCCAGGAGGGAGAGGTGATCTTCAACATGTCTGCCTCCTTCTCGACACCTGCCGACGGCGACGACCGTCAGATCGCCCAGCTACCCGACGTATCGGCTCCCGATGAGAATCGGGTCTACACGATTCCCCGACTCTTCTCCTTCGAGGGACGAAAGGCCGAGCAGGCCCTTCCGGGTCTCGAGTATCCGATCAGGTTCTGGGCGCGGTGCACCGCTCCCCTGGGGACGGACCCGCTGCTGAACGCGTGCGCCCTGACCTACCTGTCCGACATCTCGAGCGGCACGGCCGCCTTCAACACGCCGACGCACGCCACATCCTCGAGCCTGGACCATGCGATGTGGTTCCACCGACCGATCATCGCGAACGACTGGCTCCTCGTCGACCTGGTGCCACACACGCTCGCGGCGGGGCGGGGCTGGTACACGGGGTCGATTTTTCACTCCGATGGCAGCTTGGTAGCGAGCCTCACACAGGAGGCCTTGTTCAGAAGGCGACATTGA
- a CDS encoding FadR/GntR family transcriptional regulator, whose translation MRAPKTAELIATHLRRQIVKGELTPGETLPPEVQLMSQYGVSRPTLREAFRILETETLISVRRGSRGGAQVMQPDISVAARYVGLLLQISGTTIDDVYEARKVSEPECARLLAKTRTKQDIADLQSCIEDLRKVVEAGTKAVPDPSRWSGLTYKFHELIMQRCGNKTLAVQGAVLHDIVTTHLELSVATKFDQGDSSERFQRVIKAYEKLVALVEAKDGDGAAEHWRKHMDVAAKYLFQNDLKNKPVVDLFA comes from the coding sequence ATGCGTGCGCCGAAGACCGCCGAGCTGATCGCGACCCATCTGCGCCGCCAGATCGTGAAGGGCGAACTCACGCCCGGCGAGACGCTGCCGCCCGAGGTTCAGCTGATGTCCCAGTACGGCGTCTCGCGGCCCACGCTGCGCGAGGCCTTCCGGATCCTCGAGACCGAGACGCTGATCAGCGTCCGTCGAGGCTCACGGGGCGGCGCCCAGGTCATGCAGCCCGACATCTCGGTGGCCGCCCGATACGTCGGTCTGCTGCTCCAGATCTCGGGCACCACGATCGACGATGTGTACGAGGCCCGCAAGGTGTCCGAGCCCGAGTGCGCTCGCCTGCTGGCGAAGACCCGCACCAAGCAGGACATCGCCGATCTCCAGAGCTGCATCGAAGATCTGCGGAAGGTCGTCGAGGCCGGCACGAAGGCTGTTCCCGATCCGAGTCGTTGGTCGGGCCTGACCTACAAGTTCCATGAGCTGATCATGCAGCGGTGCGGCAACAAGACCCTTGCCGTGCAGGGCGCGGTGCTGCACGACATCGTGACCACCCACCTCGAGCTGTCGGTCGCCACCAAGTTCGACCAGGGTGACAGCTCTGAACGGTTCCAGCGAGTCATCAAGGCCTACGAGAAGCTCGTTGCTCTCGTCGAGGCCAAGGACGGCGACGGTGCTGCCGAGCACTGGCGCAAGCACATGGACGTCGCAGCGAAGTACCTGTTCCAGAACGACCTCAAGAACAAGCCCGTGGTCGACTTGTTCGCCTGA
- a CDS encoding SDR family NAD(P)-dependent oxidoreductase yields the protein MTSEPLRPDDFLRLDERVALVTGAGQGVGARIARYLAASGARVVVNDYFADRAAEVAQSIVDAGGEAIALACDVSDFASVSSMLAQAEHELGPVSILVNNAGNAGARGTFDSMAIPFWESDPSDWQPFLDVNLTGVMNCCRAAMPAMVRGGHGRIITIVSDAGRVGEPSLPVYAAAKAGAAGFMRSIAKAGGRHLVTANCVSLSTIRDSDAAADPEKDARHLRDYTIRRFGTPDDAAGVVLLLASESGSWITGQTIPVNGGYSSAL from the coding sequence ATGACGTCTGAACCCCTTCGTCCCGACGACTTCCTCCGCCTCGACGAGCGGGTCGCCCTCGTCACGGGAGCCGGACAGGGCGTGGGCGCGAGGATCGCCCGCTATCTCGCAGCCAGCGGGGCACGAGTCGTGGTCAACGACTACTTCGCGGATCGTGCGGCCGAGGTGGCACAGAGCATCGTCGACGCGGGCGGCGAGGCGATCGCCCTCGCGTGCGACGTCAGCGACTTCGCATCGGTCTCATCGATGCTGGCACAGGCCGAGCACGAGCTCGGACCGGTCAGCATCCTGGTCAACAATGCCGGCAACGCCGGCGCTCGCGGCACCTTTGACTCGATGGCGATCCCGTTCTGGGAGTCCGATCCGTCCGACTGGCAGCCATTCCTCGACGTCAATCTCACGGGCGTCATGAACTGTTGCCGGGCCGCCATGCCGGCGATGGTCCGCGGCGGTCACGGCCGCATCATCACGATCGTCTCGGACGCCGGACGCGTGGGCGAGCCGAGCCTGCCCGTCTACGCCGCGGCCAAGGCCGGAGCCGCAGGCTTCATGCGCTCGATCGCCAAGGCCGGCGGACGCCACCTGGTCACGGCCAACTGCGTCTCGCTGTCGACCATTCGTGACTCCGATGCGGCCGCCGATCCCGAGAAGGACGCGAGGCACCTGCGCGACTACACGATCAGGCGCTTCGGCACGCCGGACGACGCGGCCGGCGTGGTGCTGCTCCTGGCATCGGAGTCCGGTTCGTGGATCACGGGTCAGACCATCCCGGTGAACGGCGGATACTCCTCGGCGCTGTGA
- a CDS encoding SMP-30/gluconolactonase/LRE family protein yields the protein MSETLTFEPFGSGVTRPEDIAEAPDGSIWVSDKAGAAARVASDGSITQIGKAGGEPNSLNFLPDGRLLIANFEGALQVLDTADGAVETLIDVVDGQAVTHANYALADANGFVWATESTRFPHPGPDKIPEMLADPDGWLFVRRPDGSSEILADGLSFANGLALSPDGRHLYVAETFTGRLSRAAILPGGGLGELETYCILPEDGLEAELMAAGPDGMAFDESGALWVGVYNRNALAVIAPGGKDVQMYAFDPAETDLGWPTNPVFTGPDRRDLLVGSIVNPHIAKTRVEVPGAPQPYRIATPAGS from the coding sequence ATGAGCGAGACCCTGACATTCGAACCGTTCGGATCCGGTGTCACCCGGCCCGAGGACATCGCGGAGGCTCCGGACGGTTCCATCTGGGTCAGCGACAAGGCCGGTGCAGCTGCCCGGGTGGCCTCTGACGGCTCGATCACTCAGATCGGCAAGGCCGGGGGAGAGCCGAACAGCCTCAACTTCCTGCCCGACGGACGGCTGCTGATCGCCAACTTCGAAGGGGCGCTGCAGGTGCTCGACACCGCCGACGGTGCCGTCGAGACCTTGATCGACGTGGTCGACGGCCAGGCAGTCACGCACGCCAACTACGCGCTGGCTGATGCGAACGGCTTCGTCTGGGCCACCGAGTCCACCCGCTTCCCCCACCCCGGCCCGGACAAGATTCCCGAGATGCTGGCCGATCCGGATGGCTGGTTGTTCGTGCGGAGGCCGGACGGCAGCTCGGAGATCCTGGCCGACGGGCTCAGCTTCGCCAACGGTCTGGCCCTGTCGCCGGACGGCCGACACCTGTACGTCGCCGAGACGTTCACCGGCCGACTGAGCCGTGCCGCGATCCTCCCGGGCGGCGGGCTGGGCGAGCTCGAGACCTACTGCATCCTGCCCGAGGACGGCCTGGAGGCCGAGCTCATGGCGGCGGGCCCGGACGGCATGGCCTTCGACGAGTCGGGGGCGCTGTGGGTCGGTGTCTACAACCGCAATGCGCTGGCGGTGATCGCCCCGGGCGGCAAGGACGTGCAGATGTACGCCTTCGACCCCGCCGAGACCGATCTCGGCTGGCCGACCAACCCGGTGTTCACCGGACCCGACCGGCGCGACCTCCTCGTGGGATCGATCGTGAACCCGCACATCGCCAAGACGCGCGTCGAGGTCCCCGGAGCACCGCAGCCGTACCGGATCGCGACGCCCGCCGGGAGCTGA
- a CDS encoding NAD(P)/FAD-dependent oxidoreductase, which translates to MSAVESCRIGVVGSGLGGFRVAADLRRLGHTGPLVVFGAETHPPYDRPPLSKQILLGDWTVDEARLADDAELEALSLDLRPGAVVRAVTPGRVHLASGSTEDFDVVVVATGAEARMPDFVPDHPLIHRLRTLDDAMRLRSALPAAESLVVVGGGFIGGEVAAAARVLGVDVTIVEAMPTLFHRALGAEAGEYCSELHRRHGVRVLSGSPVRGLSGADGGVTVTLEDGTHVTADLALVGLGASLNTGVLDGLGLDVVGGVLCDGSGAVEGLDGVYALGDVARWRDELTGLPTRREHWSTAGDQAAIVAHTILGLPVPDYLRQAPYFWSDQHGIKIQVIGRTEMARTGGWLEQDADSGSAVYGYHDGESLVAVATFGSPRLIGKYRPLVAEGMLSARSSAVS; encoded by the coding sequence ATGTCAGCCGTCGAGTCCTGTCGTATCGGCGTGGTGGGAAGTGGCCTCGGAGGCTTCCGCGTCGCGGCCGATCTGCGCCGACTGGGGCACACCGGGCCGTTGGTCGTGTTCGGCGCCGAGACGCACCCTCCGTACGATCGGCCTCCGCTGTCGAAGCAGATCCTGCTCGGCGACTGGACCGTGGACGAGGCTCGGCTCGCCGATGATGCCGAGCTCGAGGCGCTGTCCCTGGACCTTCGGCCGGGAGCCGTCGTTCGCGCGGTGACGCCCGGGCGCGTCCACTTGGCCAGCGGCTCGACCGAGGACTTCGACGTCGTCGTGGTGGCGACCGGCGCCGAGGCGCGGATGCCTGACTTCGTCCCCGACCATCCGCTCATCCACCGGTTGCGCACCCTCGATGACGCGATGCGCCTGCGCTCGGCGCTGCCCGCGGCCGAGTCGCTGGTCGTCGTGGGCGGAGGCTTCATCGGTGGTGAGGTGGCCGCCGCTGCCCGGGTGCTCGGGGTGGACGTCACGATCGTGGAGGCCATGCCGACGTTGTTCCACCGTGCGCTCGGTGCCGAGGCGGGTGAGTACTGCTCCGAGCTGCACCGTCGCCACGGGGTGCGGGTGCTCTCCGGCAGCCCTGTACGAGGGCTCTCCGGTGCGGACGGCGGGGTGACCGTGACGCTGGAGGACGGCACCCACGTCACCGCAGACCTGGCGCTGGTCGGGCTGGGTGCGTCCCTCAACACGGGGGTGCTCGACGGACTCGGACTCGACGTCGTCGGCGGGGTTTTGTGTGACGGATCGGGCGCGGTCGAAGGTCTGGATGGGGTCTACGCGCTCGGCGACGTCGCCCGGTGGCGCGACGAGCTCACCGGGCTGCCGACCCGCCGAGAGCACTGGTCGACGGCCGGCGACCAGGCCGCCATCGTGGCTCACACGATCCTGGGTCTTCCGGTGCCGGACTACCTGCGGCAGGCGCCCTACTTCTGGTCGGATCAGCACGGCATCAAGATCCAGGTGATCGGGCGCACCGAGATGGCACGGACGGGTGGCTGGCTCGAGCAGGACGCCGACAGCGGCTCCGCCGTGTACGGCTATCACGACGGCGAGTCCTTGGTGGCCGTGGCGACCTTCGGCTCTCCACGCCTGATCGGGAAGTACCGGCCCCTGGTGGCCGAGGGAATGCTCTCTGCACGATCGTCCGCCGTCTCCTGA
- a CDS encoding DUF6159 family protein, whose amino-acid sequence MRATFALLRQDKQMLSLPFIGMVVGAIAAVISFCLGYGIGWLVTGHRGEVACYAGAALAGLGATIVSVYFQTALVIGANHRADGGEPTARSCLRAAWRLKWTILAWSVVTATVGFVLQMIEERLSFLGSLLNFVGGMAWGVATFVVVPVLVAEDVGPVTAIRRSTVVLRDTWGTSLRTAVRGGALAIVSWVAAISLLVAGAVMVFSGPSRLLVLGVALMAVGAVAMIVVGSLVGAVGAYARALIYRYAVGLPTPGVDTVLLAGAFRSKS is encoded by the coding sequence TTGCGCGCCACCTTCGCTCTGCTGCGTCAGGACAAGCAGATGTTGTCCCTGCCATTCATCGGCATGGTGGTCGGAGCTATCGCCGCTGTCATTTCCTTCTGCCTGGGCTATGGCATCGGATGGCTGGTCACGGGCCACCGCGGCGAGGTCGCTTGCTACGCGGGTGCGGCGCTAGCCGGCCTGGGGGCGACGATCGTCTCGGTCTACTTTCAGACCGCGCTGGTCATTGGTGCGAACCACCGCGCGGACGGCGGCGAGCCCACCGCGCGGTCGTGCCTGCGCGCAGCGTGGAGGCTCAAGTGGACGATCCTTGCGTGGTCCGTCGTCACCGCGACGGTTGGATTCGTGCTCCAGATGATCGAGGAGCGGCTCAGCTTCCTCGGATCCCTTCTGAATTTCGTCGGTGGGATGGCTTGGGGGGTCGCCACGTTTGTCGTGGTGCCGGTGCTCGTTGCCGAGGACGTCGGCCCGGTCACGGCAATCCGGCGCTCGACTGTCGTTCTCAGGGACACCTGGGGCACCAGCCTGCGCACAGCGGTCCGGGGCGGGGCCTTGGCGATTGTCTCCTGGGTGGCGGCGATCAGTCTTCTGGTCGCAGGCGCTGTGATGGTCTTCTCCGGCCCCTCGCGGCTGCTTGTCCTCGGCGTCGCTCTCATGGCCGTAGGAGCCGTCGCGATGATCGTCGTCGGAAGCCTGGTCGGCGCGGTGGGCGCGTACGCGCGTGCTCTGATCTACCGCTACGCAGTCGGTCTCCCCACGCCGGGCGTCGACACGGTCTTGCTCGCCGGTGCCTTCCGGTCGAAGAGCTGA
- the der gene encoding ribosome biogenesis GTPase Der, whose protein sequence is MADAVPVLAVIGRPNVGKSTLVNRIIGRREAVVEDVPGVTRDRVSYDAVWNGRAFTVVDTGGWDPDARGLAERIAAQAEIAIQVADAVLFVVDATVGITDVDEKVVKILRAAKKPVILAANKVDDQRAEIEAAGLWNLGLGQPWPVSALHGRGSGDMLDAILDALPDPPPEDFDAPQGPRRVAIVGKPNVGKSSLLNRLAGEERVVVDDASGTTVDPVDEIVELGGRTWNFIDTAGIRRRVRDASGHEYYASLRTSSAIDRAEVAVVIIDGSVPLTEQDTRIISSVAEAGRALIIAFNKWDLVDDERRYYLEREMERELVQVPWAPTINITARTGWHIDRLVRALDAALEGWETRVSTGALNAFLGRLVSEHPHPVRGGKQSKIMFGTQASTAPPTFVLFTSGKLEQSYMRFIERRLREEFGFVGTPIHIQQRPRKKRERR, encoded by the coding sequence ATGGCTGACGCCGTTCCCGTACTCGCCGTGATCGGGCGACCCAACGTCGGGAAGTCGACGCTGGTCAACCGCATCATCGGCCGACGCGAAGCCGTCGTGGAGGACGTCCCCGGCGTGACCCGCGACCGTGTCTCGTACGACGCGGTGTGGAACGGTCGCGCGTTCACGGTGGTCGACACCGGCGGCTGGGACCCCGACGCCCGCGGTCTGGCCGAGCGCATCGCCGCGCAGGCCGAGATCGCGATCCAGGTCGCGGACGCGGTGCTGTTCGTGGTCGACGCGACGGTCGGCATCACCGACGTCGACGAGAAGGTCGTGAAGATCCTGCGGGCGGCCAAGAAGCCGGTCATCCTCGCGGCCAACAAGGTCGACGACCAGCGCGCCGAGATCGAGGCCGCCGGTCTGTGGAACCTCGGGCTCGGTCAGCCGTGGCCCGTCTCGGCGCTGCACGGGCGGGGGAGCGGCGACATGCTCGACGCGATCCTCGACGCACTGCCCGATCCGCCGCCGGAGGACTTCGACGCCCCGCAGGGTCCGCGTCGGGTGGCGATCGTCGGCAAGCCCAACGTCGGCAAGTCCAGCCTGCTCAACCGCCTCGCGGGCGAGGAGCGGGTCGTCGTCGACGACGCCTCCGGCACCACGGTCGACCCGGTCGACGAGATCGTGGAGCTCGGCGGGCGTACGTGGAACTTCATCGACACCGCCGGCATCCGTCGCCGGGTGCGCGATGCGTCAGGCCACGAGTACTACGCGAGCCTGCGCACCAGCTCGGCGATCGACCGGGCGGAGGTCGCGGTCGTCATCATCGACGGCAGCGTGCCGCTGACCGAGCAGGACACCCGCATCATCAGCTCGGTGGCCGAGGCCGGACGGGCGCTGATCATCGCGTTCAACAAGTGGGACCTCGTCGACGACGAGCGTCGCTACTACCTCGAGCGCGAGATGGAGCGCGAGCTCGTCCAGGTGCCGTGGGCCCCGACGATCAACATCACGGCGCGCACGGGCTGGCACATCGATCGCCTCGTGCGGGCGCTCGACGCCGCCCTGGAGGGCTGGGAGACCCGCGTCTCCACGGGCGCGCTCAACGCGTTCCTCGGCCGTCTGGTGTCCGAGCACCCGCACCCGGTGCGCGGCGGCAAGCAGTCCAAGATCATGTTCGGCACGCAGGCCTCCACCGCGCCGCCGACCTTCGTGCTGTTCACGTCGGGCAAGCTCGAGCAGTCGTACATGCGATTCATCGAGCGTCGTCTCCGCGAGGAGTTCGGCTTCGTCGGCACGCCGATCCACATCCAGCAGCGTCCGCGCAAGAAGCGCGAACGCCGCTAA
- the cmk gene encoding (d)CMP kinase, with protein MTSPLVVAIDGPSGSGKSSTSRGVAARLDLAYLDTGAMYRAMTWALLQHGVDLTDSDAVAVAAEKISLESGTDPAAPTIHADGVDVAEPIRSDEVTGSVSLVAAVPRVREILVDMQRATIAGSHGIVVEGRDIGSTVAPDAPVKIYLVADPAARAARRAAENGGGDAAATEQALARRDEIDSTRATSPLAKPEGAVVVDSTHMTLDEVIDAIVGIVDAAG; from the coding sequence GTGACATCACCCCTGGTCGTTGCGATCGACGGGCCCTCCGGGTCCGGCAAGTCGAGCACGTCGCGCGGCGTCGCCGCCCGGCTGGACCTCGCGTACCTGGACACCGGAGCGATGTACCGGGCGATGACGTGGGCCCTGCTGCAGCACGGCGTCGACCTCACCGACAGCGATGCGGTCGCAGTCGCGGCGGAGAAGATCTCGCTCGAGTCGGGCACCGATCCGGCGGCGCCCACGATCCACGCCGACGGCGTCGACGTGGCCGAGCCCATCCGCTCGGACGAGGTCACCGGCTCGGTCAGCCTCGTCGCCGCGGTGCCGCGCGTCCGCGAGATCCTCGTCGACATGCAGCGCGCAACGATCGCCGGCAGCCACGGCATCGTGGTCGAGGGGCGCGACATCGGCTCGACCGTGGCCCCCGACGCCCCGGTGAAGATCTACCTGGTCGCCGACCCCGCCGCCCGTGCCGCACGGCGCGCAGCCGAGAACGGCGGAGGTGACGCCGCGGCGACGGAGCAGGCGCTCGCGCGACGCGACGAGATCGACTCCACCCGTGCCACGTCTCCGCTCGCGAAGCCCGAGGGAGCGGTCGTGGTCGACAGCACCCACATGACGCTCGACGAGGTCATCGACGCGATCGTGGGGATCGTCGACGCCGCTGGATGA
- a CDS encoding prephenate dehydrogenase has translation MSAAAPRALPGPVLVIGCGLIGTSIGLALRAHEVDVLLADAEPGNVEAAASRGAGRPATDHVEPYLVVAAVPPTAAADVVVQALRRWPAAYVTDVTSVKAGLQREIDAHPGAERFAGGHPMAGSERSGPMAGSAQLFEGRPWAVTPGSATLPEALDAVVDMALHVGAVPIILEAAAHDRAVALVSHVPQVMSTLTAARLNDAQGNHLALAGPGLRDTTRIAGSDSALWIDILGTNAADVRAVLELVRADLDRVIDALGQDDAVIGDVLESGRRGTEQIPGKHGSAPARVDIVHVQVADRPGELSRLMTDTGQSGVNIEDLRLDHDLGRPVGLAEIAVALGVGDSLVDALTARGWTAYR, from the coding sequence ATGAGCGCAGCTGCTCCCCGGGCGTTGCCGGGGCCGGTGCTCGTGATCGGGTGCGGGCTGATCGGCACGTCGATCGGCCTGGCGCTGAGGGCCCACGAGGTCGACGTGCTGCTCGCTGACGCCGAGCCCGGCAACGTCGAGGCCGCGGCCTCCAGGGGCGCGGGGCGTCCGGCCACCGATCACGTGGAGCCCTACCTGGTGGTGGCAGCAGTGCCGCCGACCGCGGCGGCCGACGTCGTCGTCCAGGCCCTGAGGAGGTGGCCCGCGGCGTACGTCACCGACGTGACGAGCGTGAAGGCCGGTCTGCAGCGGGAGATCGACGCACACCCCGGGGCCGAGCGGTTCGCCGGCGGACACCCCATGGCGGGCAGCGAGCGGTCCGGACCGATGGCCGGATCGGCCCAGCTGTTCGAGGGGCGGCCGTGGGCGGTGACCCCCGGCTCCGCAACGCTCCCGGAGGCGCTGGACGCTGTCGTCGACATGGCGCTGCACGTGGGCGCTGTCCCGATCATCCTCGAGGCGGCCGCGCACGATCGCGCCGTCGCACTGGTCTCCCACGTGCCCCAGGTGATGTCGACCCTCACCGCGGCTCGCCTCAACGACGCTCAGGGCAACCACCTCGCCCTGGCCGGCCCCGGGCTGCGTGACACCACGCGGATCGCGGGCAGCGACAGCGCGCTGTGGATCGACATCCTCGGCACGAATGCAGCCGACGTGCGGGCCGTGCTCGAGCTCGTACGGGCCGATCTCGACCGGGTCATCGATGCGCTGGGCCAGGACGACGCGGTGATCGGTGACGTGCTCGAGTCGGGCCGCCGTGGCACCGAGCAGATCCCGGGCAAGCACGGCTCGGCGCCGGCGCGCGTCGACATCGTGCACGTCCAGGTCGCGGACCGTCCCGGCGAGCTGTCGCGTCTCATGACCGATACGGGACAATCGGGTGTGAACATCGAGGACCTGCGCCTGGACCACGACCTGGGACGGCCCGTCGGCCTGGCCGAGATCGCGGTCGCACTGGGCGTGGGGGACTCCCTGGTCGACGCCCTGACCGCACGCGGCTGGACCGCGTACCGCTAG